A window of Anomalospiza imberbis isolate Cuckoo-Finch-1a 21T00152 chromosome 4, ASM3175350v1, whole genome shotgun sequence contains these coding sequences:
- the GRPEL1 gene encoding grpE protein homolog 1, mitochondrial, producing MAAVAQCVRGALRPRLPLLSVALRTSPRLLCAATQQKNTGQNLEEDQSQNQNEQKVEPSSAEKLLAEEKAKLEEQLKEVTEKYKRALADAENVRQRSQKLVEEAKLYGIQGFCKDLLEVADILEKATESVPKEEIKDENPHLKSLYEGLVMTEIQIQKVFKKHGLLRLNPVGAKFDPYEHEALFHAPVEGKEPGTIALVSKIGYKLHGRTLRPALVGVVKDA from the exons ATGGCGGCTGTGGCCCAGTGCGTGCGGGGTGCGCTGCGCCCGCGCCTCCCGCTGCTGAGCGTCGCGCTGAG AACATCTCCACGACTGCTTTGTGCAGcaacacagcagaaaaatacTGGCCAAAACTTGGAAGAGGACCAGAGTCAGAACCAAAATGAGCAGAAGGTGGAACCCAGCTCTGCTGAAAAACTGCTAGCTGAAGAAAAGGCCAAACTGGAAGAACAACTAAAAGAAGTTACC gAGAAGTACAAGCGTGCCTTGGCAGATGCAGAAAACGTGAGGCAAAGAAGCCAGAAACTGGTAGAAGAGGCAAAGTTATACG ggatccagggctTCTGTAAGGACTTACTAGAAGTTGCAGACATTTTGGAGAAAGCAACAGAAAGCGTaccaaaagaagaaattaaagatGAAAATCCTCACTTGAAGAGCTTATACGAAGGTCTTGTGATGACAGAAATACAGATTCAGAAAGTGTTTAAAAAGCATGGCCTGCTCAGACTGAACCCTGTCGGAGCCAAGTTCGATCCCTATGAACACGAAGCGCTGTTCCACGCTCCCGTGGAGGGGAAGGAGCCTGGCACCATCGCGCTGGTTTCCAAGATCGGCTATAAGCTGCACGGGCGCACGCTGCGGCCCGCCCTGGTGGGGGTTGTGAAAGATGCTTAG